From Motacilla alba alba isolate MOTALB_02 chromosome 20, Motacilla_alba_V1.0_pri, whole genome shotgun sequence, the proteins below share one genomic window:
- the MATN4 gene encoding matrilin-4, producing MKLLPVAPLLLLLLTTLEARPKPAAVKCRTGPLDIVFVIDSSRSVRPFEFETMRRFMMDIIGSLDVGPNATRVGVIQYSSQVQNIFSLKTFFTRADMERAINSIVPLAQGTMTGLAIQYAMNVAFSTQEGARPPHKGIPRIAVIVTDGRPQDRVTEVATQARNAGIEIYAVGIQRADMNSLRAMASPPLEEHVFLVESFELIQQFAKQFQDKLCGVDMCVEREHGCQHSCVSTPGSFYCECNPGYRLNVDGKTCSPIDACADGRHGCQHHCVSVRGSYSCRCRPGYYLSHNKRSCTLIDYCSFGNHSCQHECVSIPGGHYCRCRSGFTLQPDSKSCRATDLCNGVDHGCEFKCVSTEGSYHCVCPEGQQLQADGKTCSKCGAGHVDLVMVIDGSKSVRPQNFELVKQFVNRIVDLLEVSPQGTRVGLVQYSSRVRTEFPLNKYHSADEIKKAVMDVEYMEKGTMTGLALKHMVEHSFSELEGARPLSHNIPRIGLVFTDGRSQDDISEWARRAKESGIVMFAVGVGKAVEEELRAIASEPVEQHFSYSADFTTMTHLVENFSLNICPEEGKGETEIRSPCECEALVQFQTNTVAILQSLTEKIAQMTARLEDLEKQIANKK from the exons ATGAAGCTCCTGCCTGTtgcccctctcctcctgcttctcctgaCAACACTGGAAGCCAGACCAAAACCTGCAG CAGTGAAGTGCAGGACGGGCCCCCTGGACATCGTGTTTGTGATCGACAGCTCGCGCAGCGTGCGCCCCTTCGAGTTCGAGACCATGCGGCGGTTCATGATGGACATCATCGGCAGCCTGGACGTGGGCCCCAACGCCACGCGCGTCGGGGTGATCCAGTACTCCAGCCAGGTGCAGAACATCTTCTCCCTCAAGACCTTCTTCACGCGGGCAGACATGGAGAGGGCCATCAACAGCATCGTCCCGCTGGCCCAGGGCACCATGACGGGGCTGGCCATCCAGTACGCCATGAACGTGGCCTTCAGCACGCAGGAGGGCGCGCGCCCCCCGCACAAGGGGATCCCCCGCATCGCCGTCATCGTCACGGACGGGCGGCCCCAGGACCGCGTCACCGAGGTGGCCACCCAGGCCCGCAACGCTGGCATCGAGATCTACGCCGTGGGAATCCAGCGGGCAGACATGAACTCCCTGCGGGCCATGGCCTCCCCGCCGCTGGAGGAGCACGTCTTCCTGGTGGAGTCCTTCGAGCTCATCCAGCAGTTTGCCAAGCAGTTCCAGGACAAGCTTTGTG GGGTGGACATGTGCGTGGAGCGGGAGCAcggctgccagcacagctgtgtcagCACCCCTGGCTCCTTCTACTGCGAGTGCAACCCAGGCTACAGGCTCAATGTGGATGGAAAGACCTGCTCCC CCATCGATGCGTGTGCGGACGGGCGGCACGGCTGCCAGCACCACTGCGTCAGCGTGCGGGGCTCCTACTCCTGCCGCTGCCGGCCGGGCTACTACCTCAGCCACAACAAGAGGAGCTGCACAC TGATTGATTACTGCAGCTTCGGGAACCACAGCTGCCAGCACGAGTGTGTGAGCATCCCCGGCGGGCACTACTGCCGCTGCCGCAGCGGCTTCACACTCCAGCCCGACAGCAAGTCCTGCAGGG CCACTGACCTCTGCAACGGGGTGGATCACGGCTGTGAGTTCAAGTGTGTGAGCACAGAGGGCTCCTACCACTGCGTGTGCCCTgagggccagcagctccaggctgacGGCAAGACATGCAGCA agtgTGGAGCTGGGCATGTCGACCTGGTGATGGTGATCGACGGTTCCAAGAGTGTGCGGCCCCAGAACTTTGAGCTGGTGAAGCAGTTTGTGAACCGTATCGTGGACCTGCTGGAGGTGTCCCCCCAGGGCACGCGCGTGGGGCTGGTGCAGTACTCCAGCCGCGTGCGCACCGAGTTCCCCCTCAACAAGTACCACAGCGCCGACGAGATCAAGAAGGCGGTGATGGATGTGGAGTACATGGAGAAAGGCACCATGACAGGCCTGGCCCTCAAGCACATGGTGgagcacagcttctctgagctggaaggggccAGGCCTCTCTCCCACAACATCCCCAGAATCGGGCTGGTCTTCACAGATGGACGCTCCCAGGATGACATCTCGGAATGGGCCAGGAGAGCAAAGGAATCAG GGATTGTCATGTTTGCCGTGGGTGTTGGAAAAGCTGTGGAGGAAGAGCTGAGAGCGATCGCCTCCGAGCCAGTGGAGCAGCACTTCTCCTATTCTGCAGACTTCACCACCATGACCCACCTTGTGGAGAACTTCTCCCTGAACATCTGCCCAG AGGAGGGCAAAGGGGAGACAGAGATCCGCAGCCCGTGCGAGTGCGAGGCGCTGGTGCAGTTCCAGACCAACACCGTGGCCATCCTGCAGAGCCTGACCGAGAAAA TTGCTCAGATGACAGCCAGACTGGAAGACCTGGAAAAGCAGATTGCCAACAAGAAGTGA
- the LOC119710306 gene encoding carwaprin-a-like — MWVSPTSHARTSRGDGSMKAVAALLLVGMLILWAELPTGSAWSCPPVRFICALHNPPNQCLIDRHCPRGKKCCRTFCGRKCISKPPAVPVSYV; from the exons ATGTGGGTGTCCCCCACTTCTCACGCTCGCACCTCTCGGGGAGACGGCAGCATGAAGGCAGTGGCCGCCCTGCTCCTGGTGGGGATGCTCAtcctctgggcagagctgccaacAG gCAGCGCCTGGTCCTGTCCCCCCGTCCGCTTCATCTGCGCCCTGCACAACCCGCCGAACCAGTGCCTCATCGACCGGCACTGCCCCCGCGGCAAGAAGTGCTGCCGCACGTTCTGCGGGAGGAAATGCATCTCCAAGCCGCCCGCCGTCCCCGTCTCCTACG tgTGA